Proteins encoded together in one Nostoc sp. PCC 7524 window:
- a CDS encoding endonuclease MutS2, with the protein MIQSETLELLEWHRLCQHLSTFAATKLGAIASRCLQIPTSQAVSEQLLAQTKEVYQLESRLTPGLSFEGVQDIGDSLERAELQGILAGDELLAIATTLAGARNLRRIIDNQEDLPVLNELVADLRTYPELEQEIHRCIDERGQVTDRASQKLGEIRTELRRLRSQITQKLQNILQAKSGAVQEQIITQRGDRFVIPVKAPQKDAIPGIVHDTSTSGATLYIEPNSIVPMGNQLRQTVRREQAEEEAIRRILTEQIAAVKPDLERLLAIVTTLDLATARARYSLWLNANPPRFISREEQEIITLRQLRHPLLVWQQHHEQGHPVIPVDLLISPHIKVVTITGPNTGGKTVTLKTLGLAALMAKVGLFIPAREPVEMPWFEQILADIGDEQSLQQSLSTFSGHIRRISRILNALGTDDRGQVTGDREQVTGDRGEEFLLTPHSPLPTPHSLVLLDEVGAGTDPTEGSALAIALLQYLADHAQLTIATTHFGELKALKYEDARFENASVEFNEATLSPTYRLLWGIPGRSNALAIALRLGLKPEVIEQAKTQVGEATDEVNQVIAGLEDQRRRQETKAAEAQKLLQQAERLYKEVSAKAAALEEREQSLRASQEVAVQQAIAQAKGEIAKVIRRLQQGTPTAQEAQQATNALNQIAQTYQPAAPPKPKVGFMPKVGDRIRLSKFGQTAEVLTAPDEDGEFSVRFGIMKMMVKLEDIESLDGQKAEPVVKPKAAPAAIAAPPQPVLAIRTSQNTVDLRGKRVADAEILLDKAISEAQGQIWIIHGHGTGKLRQGVHTFLQQHPRVSRYEAAEQSDGGSGVTIAYIS; encoded by the coding sequence TTGATCCAATCTGAAACATTAGAACTATTAGAATGGCATCGCCTTTGCCAGCATCTTTCCACGTTTGCGGCTACCAAACTAGGCGCGATCGCCTCACGCTGTCTGCAAATACCTACCTCTCAAGCAGTCAGTGAGCAGTTGTTAGCACAAACCAAAGAAGTCTATCAACTGGAAAGTCGTTTGACTCCAGGATTATCTTTTGAGGGAGTTCAAGATATTGGTGATTCCCTAGAACGGGCTGAACTCCAGGGTATTTTGGCAGGGGATGAATTGTTAGCGATCGCTACGACTTTAGCCGGGGCTAGAAATTTACGGCGTATTATTGATAACCAAGAAGATTTACCCGTTCTCAATGAATTAGTTGCCGATTTACGGACTTACCCAGAATTAGAGCAGGAAATTCACCGTTGTATTGATGAACGAGGACAAGTAACTGACCGTGCTAGCCAAAAACTGGGAGAAATTCGCACGGAATTACGCAGATTACGCAGTCAAATCACGCAAAAACTGCAAAATATCTTACAGGCGAAATCAGGCGCAGTCCAAGAACAAATTATTACCCAACGGGGCGATCGCTTTGTTATTCCCGTAAAAGCACCGCAAAAAGATGCGATTCCTGGTATTGTACATGACACTTCTACCAGTGGTGCAACCCTGTACATAGAGCCAAATTCGATTGTGCCAATGGGCAATCAATTACGGCAGACTGTGAGAAGGGAACAAGCTGAAGAAGAAGCCATTAGACGCATCTTAACTGAACAAATAGCAGCCGTTAAGCCAGATTTAGAAAGATTATTAGCAATTGTCACGACATTGGATTTGGCAACGGCTAGAGCTAGATATAGTTTATGGCTCAACGCCAACCCACCCAGATTTATCAGCCGTGAGGAACAGGAAATCATTACCTTAAGGCAGCTGCGCCATCCCTTATTGGTATGGCAACAGCACCACGAACAAGGTCATCCGGTGATTCCTGTGGATTTGTTAATCAGTCCTCACATTAAAGTCGTCACGATTACCGGGCCGAACACTGGCGGGAAAACAGTCACCTTAAAAACCCTCGGATTAGCTGCATTAATGGCCAAAGTGGGTTTATTTATCCCCGCCCGTGAGCCAGTGGAAATGCCTTGGTTTGAGCAAATATTGGCAGATATCGGTGATGAACAATCATTACAGCAAAGTTTATCTACTTTTTCTGGTCATATTCGCCGCATTAGCCGGATTTTGAATGCTTTAGGGACAGATGATAGGGGACAGGTGACAGGTGACAGGGAACAGGTGACAGGTGACAGGGGAGAAGAATTTTTACTTACTCCCCACTCCCCACTCCCCACTCCCCACTCCCTAGTTTTACTAGATGAAGTTGGCGCAGGTACAGATCCTACAGAAGGTAGTGCTTTAGCGATCGCACTTTTACAATATCTGGCTGATCATGCCCAGTTGACGATTGCGACAACGCACTTTGGCGAGTTGAAAGCTCTGAAATATGAAGATGCACGTTTTGAAAACGCCTCTGTAGAGTTTAATGAGGCGACTTTATCTCCTACATACCGCTTGCTTTGGGGAATTCCTGGACGTTCTAATGCTTTGGCGATCGCTCTGCGTTTAGGACTAAAACCAGAAGTTATAGAACAGGCAAAAACCCAAGTGGGAGAAGCTACAGATGAGGTGAATCAGGTAATTGCTGGCTTAGAAGACCAACGTCGCCGTCAGGAAACTAAAGCCGCAGAAGCGCAAAAATTATTACAGCAGGCAGAACGGTTATATAAAGAGGTATCAGCTAAAGCTGCGGCCTTAGAGGAACGAGAACAGTCTTTACGGGCTTCCCAGGAAGTTGCAGTCCAGCAAGCGATCGCCCAAGCCAAAGGCGAAATTGCTAAGGTGATTCGGCGTTTGCAGCAAGGAACACCCACAGCCCAAGAAGCCCAACAAGCCACCAACGCCTTAAATCAAATTGCCCAAACATATCAACCAGCAGCACCACCAAAACCCAAAGTAGGCTTCATGCCCAAAGTAGGCGATCGCATTCGCCTGTCCAAATTTGGGCAAACAGCAGAAGTATTAACAGCTCCCGATGAAGATGGCGAGTTCAGCGTCCGCTTTGGGATTATGAAGATGATGGTCAAGTTAGAAGACATTGAATCTTTGGATGGTCAAAAAGCCGAACCAGTCGTCAAACCCAAAGCAGCCCCAGCCGCGATCGCAGCACCACCCCAACCAGTCCTAGCCATTCGTACTTCCCAAAATACCGTCGATCTGCGTGGTAAGCGGGTAGCCGATGCGGAAATTCTTTTAGATAAAGCTATTTCCGAAGCGCAAGGGCAAATCTGGATTATCCACGGACACGGCACAGGGAAACTACGTCAAGGTGTTCACACCTTTTTACAACAGCATCCCAGAGTCAGCCGCTATGAGGCAGCAGAACAGTCTGACGGTGGTAGTGGTGTCACCATTGCCTATATTTCTTAA
- a CDS encoding DUF4335 domain-containing protein translates to MPLTNSVIRRYTPPTCTLEVLAQSSPLSRLLGKTVLKQLTFELRFDDPQLPVERRFQIRGDRDQLEALCDAVTTYVQEILQQSPESFWFSFSGLQDSTKVSQDTELTDFQQAPLLAKTSKSFTAPIPGTKIYLESNSYLTHNLYLGSLANPDSGSVIQLSLLQLFDLATALDEYAADVMTLPTLNESSSVVRLPNWVPIAAMLVIAVGLTPLTWQYASNTRQKQQQTAKTTTPQEESVALQPAPSPNFPVPQTQLTPPYNVSSLPLGSTPQVPPNSNFPTTTLTSPDQNLTSNPELAPNSVASTQTANLPPTQIPPLSGNSSSNIPGQQIAIQPNPIGTNNSAESALPIRRNLPPRLSSTPAPVPPPLATLPNASGNNTIPQTYSPVNSQQSQARLNSAATTPSEVADANSLIARLRGESNTTPTEVSVNSSSTLFDTPQVVEAREFLQRRWQPPTGFTQTLEYSLILGVDGSIERILPLGKSARDHFDAVGMPAIGAPFVSANRYGQNTRIRVLLSPDGRVQTFPERD, encoded by the coding sequence ATGCCTCTAACAAATTCTGTCATTCGTCGCTACACACCTCCTACCTGCACACTAGAAGTATTAGCGCAAAGTTCCCCTTTGTCGCGATTGCTAGGAAAAACCGTACTCAAGCAATTAACTTTTGAGTTGCGCTTTGATGATCCGCAGTTGCCAGTAGAACGCAGGTTTCAAATTCGAGGCGATCGCGACCAACTCGAAGCTTTGTGTGATGCTGTCACTACTTACGTACAGGAAATTCTGCAACAATCACCGGAAAGCTTTTGGTTCAGTTTCTCCGGTCTTCAAGATTCAACTAAAGTATCTCAAGACACAGAATTAACAGATTTTCAGCAAGCCCCTTTATTAGCTAAGACATCAAAATCATTTACAGCCCCAATACCAGGGACAAAAATCTACTTAGAATCTAACAGTTATTTAACACACAATTTATATCTTGGTTCTCTTGCTAATCCAGATTCTGGGTCTGTTATTCAACTGAGTCTATTACAACTGTTCGATTTGGCAACTGCCCTAGATGAATATGCAGCAGATGTCATGACATTACCCACCCTGAATGAAAGTAGTTCAGTAGTACGCTTGCCTAATTGGGTTCCCATCGCAGCAATGTTAGTCATAGCTGTAGGTTTAACGCCTTTGACTTGGCAATATGCTAGTAACACCAGGCAAAAACAACAGCAGACAGCTAAAACGACCACACCACAAGAAGAATCCGTTGCGCTACAACCTGCCCCCTCACCTAACTTTCCTGTACCTCAAACTCAACTCACTCCTCCCTATAATGTTTCATCGCTACCTTTAGGTTCTACTCCTCAAGTACCACCCAATAGCAATTTTCCTACCACAACCCTGACATCTCCTGACCAAAATCTCACCTCAAATCCTGAGTTAGCTCCTAATTCCGTCGCTTCAACACAGACAGCAAATTTACCTCCAACACAAATTCCACCGTTGTCTGGCAACTCATCGAGTAACATCCCAGGTCAACAAATCGCTATTCAACCCAATCCCATAGGGACAAACAACTCGGCTGAATCTGCTCTTCCCATCAGGCGAAATTTACCTCCGAGATTGTCTTCTACACCCGCACCTGTTCCGCCACCACTAGCTACTCTACCTAATGCCAGTGGTAACAACACCATTCCTCAAACCTACTCACCAGTCAATTCACAACAGTCGCAAGCTAGATTAAATTCCGCAGCAACTACCCCCTCGGAAGTGGCTGATGCCAACTCATTAATAGCAAGATTGAGGGGTGAATCTAACACTACACCCACAGAAGTATCTGTCAACAGTAGCAGTACACTATTTGATACACCACAGGTAGTAGAAGCCAGAGAATTTTTGCAGAGACGCTGGCAGCCACCCACAGGATTTACCCAAACTCTAGAATATAGTTTGATTTTGGGTGTTGATGGCTCAATTGAACGCATCTTACCTTTAGGAAAATCCGCCAGAGATCACTTTGATGCAGTGGGAATGCCTGCTATTGGCGCACCTTTTGTTTCTGCTAATCGCTACGGACAAAATACCAGAATTAGAGTTCTTCTCAGTCCAGATGGCAGGGTACAGACTTTTCCTGAACGTGATTAG
- a CDS encoding DUF3038 domain-containing protein has protein sequence MLKVMHSAADSATPNAQWVDLTKLPDPNIVQWDNIKTQLDLVLLALETLTGIGSEAMLSAATDLNLESRVPDRVALWRLRQSNPIRKGQGGRKKLDVEEARSLVLIICHLAKQHQELIRRAVSLLEQMAEKNREPHQVALLGDYIDAFCNTYQERMEEDEQISTDLLTKLALKLLVDLMFYSAPGGHRRLWLALIDRSAKF, from the coding sequence ATGCTAAAAGTTATGCACTCGGCCGCTGATTCAGCCACTCCCAATGCCCAGTGGGTGGACTTAACTAAACTTCCCGACCCCAATATTGTCCAATGGGATAATATCAAAACCCAGTTAGACTTGGTGCTGTTGGCGCTAGAAACTTTAACTGGTATTGGTTCCGAGGCTATGCTCTCGGCAGCAACTGATCTGAATTTGGAGTCAAGAGTGCCAGACCGCGTTGCTTTATGGCGACTGCGACAGTCGAATCCCATACGCAAAGGTCAAGGAGGGCGAAAAAAACTAGATGTGGAAGAAGCGCGATCGCTTGTTTTAATCATCTGTCACCTCGCCAAACAGCACCAGGAATTGATTCGCCGTGCGGTGAGTCTACTAGAACAAATGGCGGAAAAAAATCGAGAACCTCATCAGGTGGCTTTACTTGGAGATTATATTGATGCTTTCTGCAATACCTACCAAGAGCGGATGGAAGAAGACGAGCAAATCTCGACGGATTTACTTACCAAGTTGGCACTCAAACTGCTTGTAGATTTAATGTTTTACAGCGCCCCTGGTGGACATCGCCGACTCTGGTTAGCACTCATAGATCGTTCCGCAAAATTTTGA
- a CDS encoding LOG family protein translates to MTSSASFDTFESLQADIAGLLERLPTLKHQQLIQQALATIVRLADSDIDRLDWKILSAALADMERGFQLFYDYRHVRKVTIFGSARLLPETPEYQMALKFGRAVTKLGFMVMTGGGGGIMQAGHEGAGRENSFGLNIQLPFEQQANPIIEGDPKLIHFKYFFTRKLFLLKESDAVALFPGGFGTQDEAFECMTLSQTGKFGPVPVVLIDHPGGDYWQSWSQYIDEHLVKTGLVSPEDPSLYTVTDSLEVACNVITRFYRVYHSSRYVGDQLVIRLMQELSEKEVEQLNGEFSDILVKGQIEKSQALPQESQDESVDLPRLVLYFNQRDLGRLYQMIATINNMGIHPPQEQLHPEKK, encoded by the coding sequence ATGACCTCATCTGCGTCGTTTGACACTTTCGAGTCTCTCCAAGCGGATATCGCTGGATTACTTGAACGCTTACCGACATTAAAACATCAGCAACTCATTCAGCAGGCTTTAGCAACTATCGTCCGTCTAGCTGATAGTGATATTGATCGTCTTGACTGGAAGATACTGTCTGCGGCTTTGGCAGATATGGAGCGAGGTTTCCAGTTATTCTATGACTACCGACACGTTCGTAAAGTCACTATCTTTGGTTCGGCTCGTCTATTGCCAGAAACCCCAGAGTACCAGATGGCGCTAAAATTTGGCCGCGCTGTTACTAAGTTGGGATTTATGGTGATGACAGGTGGCGGTGGCGGGATTATGCAAGCTGGACATGAAGGCGCTGGCCGAGAAAATTCTTTTGGCTTAAACATTCAATTACCCTTTGAACAGCAAGCAAACCCAATTATTGAGGGTGATCCTAAGCTGATTCACTTTAAGTATTTCTTTACTCGTAAGCTATTTCTCCTGAAAGAAAGCGATGCTGTCGCTTTATTCCCTGGTGGGTTTGGCACTCAAGATGAGGCTTTTGAGTGCATGACATTAAGCCAAACAGGTAAATTTGGCCCTGTACCCGTGGTTTTAATCGACCATCCAGGTGGTGACTATTGGCAATCTTGGAGTCAATATATTGATGAGCATTTGGTAAAAACAGGTTTAGTAAGTCCTGAAGATCCCAGCCTTTATACGGTCACAGATAGTCTGGAAGTAGCTTGTAATGTCATTACCCGTTTTTATCGGGTTTATCATTCTAGTCGCTATGTAGGCGATCAGTTGGTAATTCGCTTAATGCAAGAGTTATCAGAAAAAGAAGTAGAGCAACTGAATGGGGAATTTAGCGATATTCTCGTTAAGGGCCAGATTGAAAAAAGTCAAGCCTTACCTCAAGAAAGTCAAGACGAAAGCGTTGATTTACCGCGTCTAGTTTTGTACTTCAATCAACGGGATTTAGGACGTTTGTATCAGATGATTGCCACAATCAACAATATGGGTATTCATCCACCTCAAGAACAATTACATCCTGAAAAAAAATAG
- a CDS encoding DnaJ C-terminal domain-containing protein codes for MQNLQNFRDYYEILGVAKDATNEEIKKNYRRLARQYHPDLNPGNKAAEEKFKDIGEAYEVLSDTAKRAQYDQFSRYWKQKGFSKQAPKPKAWERTGERNGNQNVDPSQFSNFEDFINQVVGVGARRDTRNGTSSTTTDPFRSPKSRVEYTVPKNPPRPTRRDIEARLTLPLEKAYLGGKERIRLEDGRSLEVNMPPGMVTGQSVRLRNQGIGGGDLYLKITVEPHPLFKLEGSNIVCQVPVTPSEAVLGGQVEAPTLDGPVKMTIPPGVRFGQRFRLANKGYPAENGKRGDQLVEIQIVTPKNISQEERELYEKLRQIETFKPRADLIG; via the coding sequence ATGCAAAATTTGCAGAATTTCCGCGATTACTATGAAATTTTGGGAGTAGCTAAAGATGCTACCAATGAAGAAATTAAGAAGAATTATCGACGTTTAGCCAGACAGTATCACCCTGATCTCAATCCAGGAAATAAAGCCGCAGAAGAAAAGTTTAAAGATATCGGTGAGGCTTATGAAGTCCTCTCCGACACAGCTAAACGCGCCCAGTACGACCAGTTTAGCCGCTACTGGAAGCAAAAAGGCTTTAGTAAACAAGCACCAAAACCCAAAGCTTGGGAACGTACTGGCGAACGCAATGGTAATCAAAATGTAGACCCCAGTCAGTTCTCTAATTTTGAAGACTTTATTAATCAAGTCGTTGGTGTTGGTGCGCGTCGAGATACCAGAAATGGTACAAGTAGCACCACTACCGATCCGTTTCGTTCTCCCAAAAGCCGAGTTGAGTACACAGTTCCCAAAAACCCACCTCGTCCCACACGTCGAGATATCGAAGCAAGATTAACCCTACCCTTAGAAAAAGCTTATTTGGGTGGTAAAGAACGCATTCGTTTAGAAGATGGGCGATCGCTAGAGGTGAATATGCCTCCAGGTATGGTGACAGGGCAAAGTGTCCGCCTGCGAAATCAAGGCATTGGCGGCGGTGATCTCTATTTAAAAATTACCGTTGAACCCCATCCATTATTTAAACTAGAAGGCTCAAATATAGTTTGCCAAGTCCCAGTCACTCCCTCGGAAGCCGTCTTAGGTGGACAGGTAGAAGCACCAACCCTCGACGGGCCTGTGAAAATGACCATCCCGCCTGGAGTCAGATTTGGACAAAGATTCCGCTTGGCCAATAAAGGCTATCCTGCCGAAAATGGTAAACGTGGGGATCAATTAGTCGAAATTCAAATAGTTACCCCGAAAAATATTAGTCAGGAAGAACGGGAACTGTATGAAAAGTTACGGCAAATTGAAACCTTTAAGCCTCGCGCTGACTTAATCGGTTAA
- a CDS encoding GuaB3 family IMP dehydrogenase-related protein, with protein MEIQLGRGKTARRAYGIDEIALVPGNRTLDPSLADTRWKIGNIEREIPIIASAMDGVVDVGMAVRLSQLGALGVLNLEGIQTRYPDPNPILDRIASVGKDEFVSLMQELYAEPIKPELIEKRIQEIKQQGGIAAVSATPAGASKYGEVVAKAGADLFFIQATVVSTAHLSPESITPLDLAEFCRSMPIPVILGNCVTYEVTLDLIKAGAAAILVGIGPGAACTSRGVLGVGIPQATAVADCAAARDEYFQETGNYVPIIADGGLITGGDICKCIACGADAVMIGSPFARAAEAPGRGYHWGMATPSPVLPRGTRIKVGTTGSLEQILIGPAGLDDGTHNLLGALKTSMGTLGAKNLQEMQQVEVVIAPSLLTEGKVYQKAQQLGMGK; from the coding sequence GTGGAAATTCAACTTGGGCGGGGGAAGACAGCTCGTAGGGCATATGGCATTGATGAAATTGCTCTAGTCCCCGGTAACAGAACACTCGATCCGAGTTTAGCCGATACTCGGTGGAAAATTGGCAATATTGAGCGAGAAATACCCATTATTGCCAGTGCAATGGATGGTGTTGTTGATGTGGGCATGGCTGTACGTTTGTCGCAGCTAGGGGCATTAGGCGTTCTCAACTTAGAAGGCATCCAGACTCGCTATCCTGATCCAAATCCCATTTTGGATCGGATTGCGTCGGTGGGGAAAGATGAATTTGTTTCCCTCATGCAAGAACTGTATGCTGAACCAATCAAACCAGAATTAATTGAAAAACGTATTCAGGAAATTAAACAACAAGGTGGTATTGCCGCAGTTAGTGCGACACCAGCAGGTGCTAGCAAATACGGTGAAGTAGTAGCAAAAGCTGGGGCAGATTTATTTTTTATCCAAGCTACAGTAGTTTCTACTGCTCACCTATCGCCAGAGTCAATCACACCTCTCGATTTAGCAGAATTTTGCCGTTCTATGCCCATTCCCGTGATTTTGGGCAACTGCGTAACTTATGAGGTGACTTTAGATTTAATTAAAGCTGGAGCGGCGGCGATCTTGGTAGGGATTGGCCCTGGTGCAGCTTGTACCTCTCGCGGTGTGCTGGGTGTAGGTATACCCCAAGCAACAGCTGTTGCTGACTGCGCCGCCGCCCGCGATGAATACTTCCAGGAAACTGGTAATTACGTCCCCATCATTGCCGATGGCGGTTTAATCACTGGTGGTGACATTTGTAAATGTATTGCCTGTGGTGCTGATGCTGTGATGATTGGTTCTCCCTTTGCTAGAGCCGCAGAAGCACCAGGAAGGGGCTATCACTGGGGTATGGCCACTCCTAGCCCTGTATTGCCTCGTGGGACACGTATTAAAGTGGGTACAACTGGTAGTTTAGAGCAAATTCTCATTGGCCCCGCCGGTCTTGATGATGGTACTCATAACCTGTTAGGAGCTTTAAAGACTAGCATGGGGACTTTAGGAGCCAAAAATCTTCAAGAAATGCAGCAAGTTGAAGTCGTAATTGCTCCTTCTTTGTTAACTGAAGGCAAAGTCTACCAAAAAGCCCAACAATTAGGTATGGGTAAATAA
- a CDS encoding D-alanyl-D-alanine carboxypeptidase encodes MLELLGSGLVSLWLEMAGVQIKPSDALEALTWQSSPGLVIAPDPNPAGANTVKEYLQGLLKSKLIADNLTESQGIWMQSGPVLMADHQGTTPLPAASLTKIATSLVALKTLGPNHQFDTMISATGPIVNGVLQGDLVITGGGDPMFVWEEAIALGNTLNKMGIKEVKGNLVITGNFAMNFQRHPLLAGQMVKQALNSKIWTRPAIYIHSIMAKGTPKPQVAIAGQVKFTAQPNPQQTLLIRHRSLPLQQLVKEMNVYSNNEIAQMLAESVGGHTVVQLKAAQMANVPQAEIQLINGSGLGQANRISPRAACAMLMALQQEAAANQLNLADLFPTSGFDHRGTMQYRDLPSATVMKTGTLRDVSALAGVVPTRDRGLVWFAIINRGPQISAFRTEQDKLLQRLVQQLQVAPKAPTSLTPHTTKSLPDLGNISRQEIVFKI; translated from the coding sequence ATGCTGGAATTGTTGGGTTCAGGTTTGGTTTCTCTCTGGCTGGAGATGGCTGGGGTACAAATCAAGCCATCAGATGCTTTAGAAGCTTTAACTTGGCAAAGTAGTCCTGGCTTGGTTATTGCACCTGATCCCAATCCAGCAGGAGCGAATACAGTCAAGGAATATCTCCAAGGGCTATTGAAATCAAAGCTAATCGCCGATAATCTCACAGAGAGTCAGGGAATTTGGATGCAGTCGGGGCCTGTGTTGATGGCTGATCATCAAGGTACGACACCTCTACCTGCTGCTTCTTTAACCAAGATAGCGACTTCCCTGGTGGCTTTAAAAACCTTGGGGCCAAATCACCAATTTGACACGATGATTAGTGCTACAGGGCCAATAGTTAATGGGGTTTTGCAGGGTGATTTAGTGATTACTGGCGGTGGCGATCCCATGTTTGTCTGGGAAGAAGCGATCGCCTTGGGTAATACTCTCAACAAAATGGGGATCAAAGAAGTAAAAGGAAATTTGGTGATTACTGGCAATTTCGCCATGAATTTCCAACGCCATCCCCTATTAGCTGGGCAGATGGTCAAACAAGCCCTAAATTCCAAAATTTGGACTCGTCCGGCAATTTACATCCACTCCATTATGGCCAAGGGTACACCTAAACCCCAGGTAGCGATCGCCGGGCAAGTCAAATTCACAGCCCAACCCAACCCCCAACAAACCTTGCTGATTCGCCATCGTTCTCTACCTTTGCAGCAGTTAGTCAAGGAGATGAACGTTTACAGTAATAACGAGATAGCACAGATGCTAGCAGAATCCGTAGGCGGCCATACCGTAGTGCAGTTAAAAGCCGCCCAAATGGCTAATGTACCCCAAGCAGAAATTCAGTTAATTAATGGTTCAGGATTGGGACAAGCAAACCGTATTTCTCCTAGGGCTGCTTGTGCGATGTTAATGGCGCTGCAACAAGAAGCAGCTGCCAATCAACTCAATTTGGCTGATTTGTTCCCCACCTCTGGCTTTGATCACCGAGGCACAATGCAATATAGAGATTTACCATCTGCAACGGTGATGAAAACCGGTACATTGCGAGATGTCAGTGCTTTAGCTGGTGTCGTACCCACACGCGATCGCGGTTTAGTTTGGTTTGCGATCATCAACCGTGGCCCACAAATTTCAGCTTTCCGCACTGAACAAGACAAGCTTTTACAACGTCTAGTACAGCAATTACAAGTAGCACCCAAAGCACCAACTTCTCTCACCCCTCATACAACTAAATCATTACCGGATCTAGGTAATATCAGTCGGCAAGAAATTGTGTTTAAAATTTAG